Genomic window (Croceicoccus sp. Ery15):
GTCCGACGATCAGCGCCATCAGGGCAAAGAAACCGAACACGGCCGCCGCCACGAACATCGCGCCAATGCCCTTGGCCGAATTGGCAGCATAGATGGCGCGCTTTTTATGGAAATCGATCTCGGCCTCGGCCAGCATCTTGCCGTCCTCGACCAAGGCGCGCACGTCTTCCACCAGTGAACGCTCGGCCGCGATGTCGTCGGCACTTTCCGACATGAAGCACTTCCCCCTGTCGCGCCGGACCAATGGACCGCAAACGCGTAGTTCTCATTCATGGCACCCGCTATAGATGCCAATACTTGGGCGGCATGCAGAGCTTGGCTCTCCACGCCGCCCCTTAACCCATGGCGTTAGCGACGGCGGAACAGGCGGGCCAGCAGGAAACCGGCGCCGGCAGCGATGGCAATCGCCGTGCCGGGGCTCTTGCGCACATATTCGCGCGCATCGTCGCCCAGTTGCTCCAGCGATTTTTCGTCGAGCGAGGCAGCGTTCTTTTCAAGGCTGCCTGCCGCGCTGCGCGCATAGTCGCCATATTTCACGCCCAGTTTTTCATCGACGGTGGCGACATTGTCCGTGATCAGCTTCGACAGTGCAACCATGCCTTCGCTGGTCTTCGACTTGGTATC
Coding sequences:
- a CDS encoding phage holin family protein → MSESADDIAAERSLVEDVRALVEDGKMLAEAEIDFHKKRAIYAANSAKGIGAMFVAAAVFGFFALMALIVGLIVSLGQHITYWGSTALVTGVLAIVALLLAQRGASKMRRMKQVISDGDD